gaataatcactcttttcaatgatttgaatcggagtcaaagagtgggtttaaagatttcaaacctttactcactcttttgagattcattaaaaaatattacgctgcatttatgtttttaccactcttttgcgtttatactcactcttactctttgtgccgactagaaactcacttaggagtgagtaaaactgttttatcactctttggattataatcactctgtaagagtgagtaaaagagtattatcactctttggataataatcactctgtaagagtgatgatactcttttactcactcttatagagtgattataatccaaagagtgataaaacagttttactcactcctgagtgagtttctagtcggcacagagagtaagagtgagtataaacgcaaaagagtggtttaaggagtcataaaaactcttcgtgctgatttacattcattcactctctcgaaggtttcaaatcactcactcactcttactcagcgtgcacatctctactTCTCAATAGACATCATAAAATCCTCTTTTCTGAAGTTAAAGATTTAAGGTTCCACCCGGAACGATAGTTCTTTGGCGCTTGGATCGCGTAATCGCTCACCAAGAAATCGACCTTTGGCCAACCTCTTCAGCAGGTATTGGCCATTTTCTTATCGCGCTCAGTGGTCGCCGGATAAGGTAACGCCATTGTGTGGCACCTGCCGATAATGGTCGTCTACATGACGACTAGCACCAAGAAGTAAGGGCCACCGAGCGAGAACTGCTAATCCTTCCCAGCACCGTGAAGTGTGTCGCAGTCCTCGGCGTAATCGCTACTCGAGCGAACAGTTGTTTTGACCTGCCCTAGGTAGTACGCCGTAGGAGCTGCTgcgaggaggaagaggaatcAACCTTTTTTCCATAGTTGTCGTTAGTCGCCTCAGGCAGCTAGGCTAGCCCGGGGTGCTTATCATGCGTTTGCTTACGTCAAACGGTAGGGCTGGTTTTGTGCTTTACCGTGTTATTGTAGGGCCCAATCTGGGGCCCAATCGAACAGATTGAACTGGTTCTGGGGTGTTTGTTGGATGGAGTAGCTCTGCCCGTTTCGAACGATCGACAACTCGTCCAAAACGCAAATGTAAATCATCTCGGTGTTATCAAAGAATCCGTAATAAATAAGATCCATGGCTTCGGCCAGCGATGTTTCGGATCTGTCAACTAGaatttcgcttttttgttgggagAATCAAGCCGTTCCCGGACTTAGAACAGTTGGTTTGTTGTGAGCAAGTGGACTTCGCCCACTGTCAATAAGGATGTTGTTGCGCTAAAACGACACATACTTAACCTCCTTGCGCACAACATTCACACCCCACCGGGGTCCTCCCCGGGGTCCTCCCATCCGGTGTAGCGTACGGTGTAAACTTTGAAATCTCATGTTTCCTTTTCGCAACTGTACACACCCTGTGGGGATGGGGGGACGGTTCTTACGCAAGAAACATCCACATGGAAGCTGCAACGGTGGGGCAGCACGAAGAAGTTTGCTGATAAGATATCGTTTGCTGATATTTTGTCACGGGTCGTGGtcacttttgtgtgtgtgtgtggaaaaatatttcgaTTTATTTACTAACGTTCGGCGTTCCGGGCTGCGGGTGTTTGGTCAAAACTGGTACTGAAAACGAGGCTTGTGTGTAAAAATGCTACGCCCGATTGACGGCTCGTGGCCCAAGGTTAATAGGGGGGGTTTGATACGGTGTGCTCTACCGCTCGGTGCAAGTTAACGCTCCACCaccatttcccattttccaggCCAGAAAGAGATCCTGCATAAGGTGAATGGCAAATTCCCCGGATCGCAGCTGATCGCCATCATGGGTCCGTCCGGTGCGGGCAAATCGACGCTGCTGGACGTCCTGTCCGGCTACCGGAAAACGGGTGTCGAAGGTGCGGTCTACGTCAACGGACGCATACGCAACCTGAACAGCTTCCGGCGGATGACCTGCTACATTACGCAGGTCGATCGCTTGCAGACCCTGCTGACGGTGCTGGAGAACATGCGCATTGCGGCAGATTTGAAGCTGGGACCGGAGGTGTCGCGCCACGAAAAGGAGTCCATCGTACGTGAGATACTGCTGCGGCAGGTGTGGGATTTTTCCGGCAGGATAGTTATGACCGAGGTTCGTTTCAGATCGAAGACATTCTCACTGTGTTGGGACTGTACGAGCATCAGTTTACCATCACCAAACGGCTGTCCGGTGGGCAGCGGAAACGTCTCTCGATTGCGTTGGAGCTGATCAACAACCCAACCATTATGTTCTTGGACGAACCAACAACGTAAGTAGACGCGCACTAGCGAAGTCTCTATACTCCGCAGCTAATTACGCTGTACTCCTTCCCACTCCCGCAGTGGCTTGGATAGCTTCTCGTGCAACCAGGTCGTAGACCTGCTGAAGCAGCTCGCCAAGCAGGGCCGTACGATCATCTGCACCATCCATCAACCGTCCGCCAAGTTGTTCCAGGAGTTCGACCAGGTGTACGTGCTCTCGAACGGCGAATGCATGTATCAAGGCTGCACCAACAGTTTGGTGCCGTTCCTGCAGTCCGTCGACATGCCCTGCCCGGTGTACCACAATCCCGCCGATTATGGTGAGTGTTCCTCCCAATCTCCGGTATCTGCACCACTGCTAACCACTCCCTTCCTCCCCCTGATCAGTGATTGAGCTGGCGTGCGGGGAGTATGGCGATGACCGCATCCAGCGCATGGTGATGGAGATGGGGAACGGCGAATGTACGGAATGGTTCACCGACAAGCGGAAGCTGCTGAAGCTGGAGCAGCTGCGGAAGAAGTACCCGCTCAAGAAGATCATCGAGCAGAGCGAAGACTTGATGGCGACGTCCCAGCTCCATCAGCTGAAGGTGCTGATCCAGCGCGGCATTATCAAGGCGAAGCGGGACGCCACGCTGACGCATCTGCGCATCGGGGTGAACATCATCATAGCGGCGATGCTGGGCTTTCTGTTCATCGACGCCGGCAATGAGGGTTCGCGCGTGCTCGACAACTACAATCTGCTCTTCTCGATCCTGATGCACCACATGATGGCCACGATGATGCTGACCGTGCTGACGTGTAAGTGTGAAACAACCCTCGACAGACCGTCTGCCGGTGGCGGTCAATTGTCGGTGTATTCCTAAACGTGTCTCTCCGCTTTCGTTCACTCCTCCGATCTACCAGTCCCCACCGAGATGGGCGTTATACTGAAGGAGCATTTCAATCGCTGGTATACGTTAAAGTGTTACTACCTGTCGGTCTCCATCATCGATCTGCCGCTGTCCGTGTTCTGCTGCCTAATCTTCAGCGTCATTATATACTTGATGAGCGGCCAACCGATGGAGTGGTTCCGTTTCGGCATGTTTTTCACCATCAGCCTGCTGATCGTGCTGATAGCGCAGAGCCTCGGGTTGACGATCGGAGCCTGGTTTAACGTGGTGGTGAGTAATGGTGGCCCGGGTGTCTTTTGTTCGCGCTTATCGCCGTATCAATCTAGCTGCTGATGGTATGGTATTTCGACTTATGCCATTACCttcttccattccattccatgcaaccaacacacacgcgcggcCCAACACATTCGCTCCGGTGTAGAACGGCACCTTCCTCGGGCCCGTGCTTACCAtcccgatgatgatgtttgccgGTTTCGGTGTGACGCTTCGTGATCTACCGAGCTACCTGAAATGGGGCAGTCACATCTCTTATCTACGCTACGGCCTAGAGGGCTACGTCAATGCAATCTATGGCGAAAATCGGGAAACGCTCGACTGTGAGCTCAAACCGTACTGTCACTACAGGTTGGTACCTTTAAAACATTGCAGTTTCGAATCAAATTTCTACATaaactacggtttttttttctcgtgcaGATATCCTGCTAAGTTCCTGTCGGAGATTTCCATGGAGGGCGATCAATTCTGGAAGGATGTGTACGCTCTCTGCGGCACGTTGATTTTGGTACGCGTCTTTTGCTACTTCTGTCTCCGATGGAAGGTGATGTCAGTGCGGTAAACACTACCACTGCGTCACGCTAGGGACACTTGGTAGCATTGAGTGTGATGACCTGCAAACAAAAGGATGTGATTTTCCATTACCAGACGTTACCCGTTCGTTCACCAGCTGTGTAGGGACTCCCAAAAcagggtttgccaaaaaaaacaaaacattcgttcCAATCAAGGCTAATCGCGTTGCAACGGAATGCGCCATCGCTGCGCCACGATAAGACATATCGCAGTGCATTTCAACTGTATATATATTATACCCTGGAgagtttgtatgtgtgtgtgtgtgtatgtgtgtgtgtgagtgtttgtctATTTTGTATGAAACCAACGTGCTATAGGTATATTTAGATTGTGGTAGATGTGGAACAAACAACGgacgccattttgttttgcagatttCGCGATGGTGTAGTGGATAAGAAATTATGAAACATCCCGTAGATAGTATAGCTACAAATTAGTCATTTGATAgtcaataaaaaatgttaaagcctcttttttttaaacaacttatctgctgctgcggcttatcgtgtttgttgtttatttattcgccTCGGTCAATCTCCGTCACGTGCCCGTTGATTGACCCGTCTAATCATCGGTTTCGTGGGTGTATATTTAAGCATGTTCGTTCACGCCAGGCCTGACATTCGGAAATGGTGATCGGTACTGCCGTGTCTTCGCTGCAATTATCGATTAGCGTACTATTTCTCACCGCGCTCGGTACAATGTTGGAATATTTAATGATGTATGCACGTCGACAGTTAGCACACTGTAATCAAGTAATTATATT
This Anopheles marshallii chromosome 3, idAnoMarsDA_429_01, whole genome shotgun sequence DNA region includes the following protein-coding sequences:
- the LOC128714691 gene encoding ATP-binding cassette subfamily G member 4-like yields the protein MDILQQEVRGIALANLSEVQSSPVYNQTTVPLNRKDSRNMDQAVIRNNTAHTFPSNHDIEGHIRPFQNLPPREPVDIQFKDVSYCVSLGFRKGQKEILHKVNGKFPGSQLIAIMGPSGAGKSTLLDVLSGYRKTGVEGAVYVNGRIRNLNSFRRMTCYITQVDRLQTLLTVLENMRIAADLKLGPEVSRHEKESIIEDILTVLGLYEHQFTITKRLSGGQRKRLSIALELINNPTIMFLDEPTTGLDSFSCNQVVDLLKQLAKQGRTIICTIHQPSAKLFQEFDQVYVLSNGECMYQGCTNSLVPFLQSVDMPCPVYHNPADYVIELACGEYGDDRIQRMVMEMGNGECTEWFTDKRKLLKLEQLRKKYPLKKIIEQSEDLMATSQLHQLKVLIQRGIIKAKRDATLTHLRIGVNIIIAAMLGFLFIDAGNEGSRVLDNYNLLFSILMHHMMATMMLTVLTFPTEMGVILKEHFNRWYTLKCYYLSVSIIDLPLSVFCCLIFSVIIYLMSGQPMEWFRFGMFFTISLLIVLIAQSLGLTIGAWFNVVNGTFLGPVLTIPMMMFAGFGVTLRDLPSYLKWGSHISYLRYGLEGYVNAIYGENRETLDCELKPYCHYRYPAKFLSEISMEGDQFWKDVYALCGTLILVRVFCYFCLRWKVMSVR